GAAAGCAGTCCGTTAATTTTCTCTATGGAATTGATAGTTCCTTGCTCTTTGGTTTTAGGTATGAAGGTGAGTAAACCTTTTTGGAAAAGTTTGCTATCCTTTAGAAAAAAGAAGGCGATGAAAAGGATTGAGAATAGACCGATGCTGAAGGTGCTAAGTACATCTAAAAAAGAATTCAAAAGATTTGGAATGAACCCGATATCCAATCCTTCTATTATATTCTTCTCAATTTCGGCCTCTTCAATAACCTCCTCCACCACGTTCGAGGAGATACCCAAATAATCTGTAATTTGAATGTATAGGGTGTCTATACTGCCTTGAAGCTCATCGATATTTAAAAGCGAAAGATTTTTACTTTGCTCCGACAATAAGGGGACAAAGAGCGCTAATATTCCTGCTAGCACACCAACCATTAATATCATGGTAGCTATTACGGCCAAGATATTCGGGAATTTTAGTCTTCTTCTAAAAAACAGGACCAATGGCCTTCCAATCAATGCAATTACTGCAGCAATGGCCAAATATGCGAGTACTGACCTTATGGTGTACAAGAAATATAGTACCAATAGGATACTTACAATGATTGCAATTGCTCTCAAAATTCCGTTGGCAAGTGTTTTAGCGGACATGGTTAGGTTTTAAATGCGTATGCAATTATATTGGCACCCATTTGTAGGGCTTTTTCCCTTATTTCCTGAGGGTCATTGTGTACTTCGGGGTCTTCCCATCCATCACCGAGATCGGATTCCAAGGTAAGTAATAATACTAACCTATTATCAATAAAAATTCCCATGGCTTGTGGCCTTTTGCCATCATGTTCGTGAACTTTGGGCAGCCCCATGGGAAAGTTGTATTCCTGATTAAAAATTGGGTGGTCCGCTCCAATTTCCACTAAGTCGTTGTCTGGAAACAACCGCTCCAACTCCCGTGTGATATAAGGTTTCATCCCGTAATTATCATCAATATGCAAGAACCCACCTCCGATCAGGTAATTTCGTAGATTCTCCAGTTCCTCTTCGGAAAAAACAACGTTGCCATGCCCGGTCATATGTAGAAAAGGATATTGAAAAATGGAAATGCTACCCGCCTCTACAGCTTCTGGCTTATTCTTTAATCGTGTTCCGATCTTCGAATTACAAAAATTGATAAGGTTTGGTAAAGCAGTAGGATTAGCATACCAATCACCTCCTCCTTGATATTTTAAAATAGCTATTTCTTGAGCACTAAGGGAAGAAATCATAAAATAGACCCAAAAAAGCAAAACCAGCGTAAGTTGTTTCATAAAGATCCGAATAAAGTAGTATCAAATTTACATAATATCAAAATGAAACGTCTTATTATACCTTCGTTGTTTGCCATAATACTAACTTTTATGGCATTCAAGGAATTTAACGAATCCAAATCCTCCGATACCATTGGAGAATCATCTGTAATTTTAGAAAATGGTATCGTTGTATTGGAATTGTTTACTTCGCAAGGATGTTCCAGTTGCCCCCCGGCTGATATTCAATTGGAAAGGGCAAAGAATGAGTATCCGGAAAATGTTTTTGCGCTCTCCTATCACGTAGATTACTGGAACTATATCGGTTGGAAAGATCCTTTTAGCAGCAGGGCATTTACCATAAAACAGCAAGCTTATAACAGGAAATTCGAAAGTCAAAGTAATTATACACCTCAGTTAGTGATTAACGGTGTAGAACACTTTGTAGGGTCTAATGGAGCTAAGTTAACTTCCAAGATTCATCAGTACCGAAATAAAATACCGGAAAACACGATCAAAGCAGTTGGGACTAGAGGGGAAGATAGGATTACGTTCAAATATGATATTGGCGGGATTTTGAAAAATAAAAAGCTCCGTGCCGTATTGGTCCTTGATGAGCGGACTACACAGGTGAAAAGGGGTGAGAATAAGAATAGAACGTTGAAAAACGCCAATATAGTAATCGCGGAAAAATATCAAGAAATTTTATCGGGTAAGGGTTCCGGCTTTATTGAAATACCAAAAATTGCCAAGGAAAATGAGAAGATTTCGTTCATACTGCTCATTGAAAAAAACAACTTGGAAATTACTGGAGCGGAAAAAGTTGAAATTTAACGACCATTTATAAGGGCTACCGTGGTACAGGCCACAATTGCAGCTGTTTCCGTACGTAATCTATTGTCGCCCATGGATACGGACGTATAACCGTGCTTGGTTGCATTTTTAATCTCCGATGGGGTAAAATCCCCTTCTGGCCCAATTAAGATGGTGATAGGGTTGTCTGGCGCAACGGTTCTTTTTAATTCAAAACGTTCGGAATTCTCACAATGGGCCATAAAGAGGAGCCCTTTTCTCGGTTCCTCCAAAAAATCGTTCAAAGAAACAGGTTCGTTTATTTTAGGTAGATAGGATTGAAATGACTGCTTCATGGCAGCTTGGACTACTTTTTTATAACGTTCCAGCTTAACGACTTTTCTTTCGGAGCGTTTACATATTATAGGTGTTATCTCGTGGACTCCAATTTCTGTGGCTTTTTCTAGAAACCATTCGTAGCGATCATTCATTTTAGTAGGCGCAACGGCCATGTGCAACCAATGTTTTTTCGGGTAATCCCTTTTAACTTTTACAATTTCGACCGTACAACTTTTGGGGTCGGATACTGTAATCCTGGCGGTAAAAAAAGTCCCTTGCCGTTGGTAATCCGTAATTGGTCATTGACCTTTCCCCGCAATACCTTTACAATGTGCTTGCTTTCACCACTATCAAAGGTGAAGTTTTTAGAGTCTTTGTCCAGTTCCTCGTTAAAAAATAGTTGCATAAAATTAGATGACGTACCTAGCTTGGGCGGTGATGGTCTGCTCGGAAAAATCTTTGTTTTTAAATTTATAAAATCCAACGATACCAATCATGGCGGCATTATCGGTACAATATTCAAATTTTGGAA
This sequence is a window from Maribacter aestuarii. Protein-coding genes within it:
- a CDS encoding AI-2E family transporter, which codes for MSAKTLANGILRAIAIIVSILLVLYFLYTIRSVLAYLAIAAVIALIGRPLVLFFRRRLKFPNILAVIATMILMVGVLAGILALFVPLLSEQSKNLSLLNIDELQGSIDTLYIQITDYLGISSNVVEEVIEEAEIEKNIIEGLDIGFIPNLLNSFLDVLSTFSIGLFSILFIAFFFLKDSKLFQKGLLTFIPKTKEQGTINSIEKINGLLSRYFVGLLLQIFILFVIYTIVLLIVGIENAIVIAFLCALFNIIPYIGPIIGGVLMLTLTMTSNLGSDFSEVILPKAGYVAIGLLIGQLVDNFFSQPFIFSNSVKSHPLEIFLIIIIAGLLFGVVGMIVAVPGYTAIKVILKEFLNDNKIVKSLTQNL
- a CDS encoding DUF4159 domain-containing protein → MKQLTLVLLFWVYFMISSLSAQEIAILKYQGGGDWYANPTALPNLINFCNSKIGTRLKNKPEAVEAGSISIFQYPFLHMTGHGNVVFSEEELENLRNYLIGGGFLHIDDNYGMKPYITRELERLFPDNDLVEIGADHPIFNQEYNFPMGLPKVHEHDGKRPQAMGIFIDNRLVLLLTLESDLGDGWEDPEVHNDPQEIREKALQMGANIIAYAFKT
- a CDS encoding DUF1223 domain-containing protein, giving the protein MAFKEFNESKSSDTIGESSVILENGIVVLELFTSQGCSSCPPADIQLERAKNEYPENVFALSYHVDYWNYIGWKDPFSSRAFTIKQQAYNRKFESQSNYTPQLVINGVEHFVGSNGAKLTSKIHQYRNKIPENTIKAVGTRGEDRITFKYDIGGILKNKKLRAVLVLDERTTQVKRGENKNRTLKNANIVIAEKYQEILSGKGSGFIEIPKIAKENEKISFILLIEKNNLEITGAEKVEI